In the genome of Maniola jurtina chromosome 3, ilManJurt1.1, whole genome shotgun sequence, one region contains:
- the LOC123879860 gene encoding tetratricopeptide repeat protein 27 isoform X1, translating into MISNEEILYMCNYDDQISDAAPDTVKKLWSGMWTLENTDLCKEFLSSGLEIDVLESHLKRYHDDNKMKRALHTAICSILTFCEINWNPHPEELDLNKYLGVNWPQDVDVSLKLQRDSEPLYTNILYPELLYFSSQIFSALCAVEQNLVNLWWCFRSKVIHQRTLEDTSATLYNELELIIAKLFNVSQILDKPRLKILLYLEIAQAYLMYGRVQKVEEYLLKAREIAGLKLELTGVLGKRTKFQQEALAQLALSSELDSSMERPSAEQSHGDADLPAEVELQDDVRLNKIAFSENIVQAELPSLEQTLCLLTVQYIQKSQPKDDLRDEEIKPYIEAILFQKSGPWSTRVAALLIRCKIEANHKRTVERAMLQAEAIVNDKSGVAATSRLSYLWAAGLPTAWGWRQQLADLYLSLGLVKAALEEYQKLQLWEDVIVCYTMLQLRHKAAEVIQQQIDIKPTVKLYCLLGDATDDVTCYSKAWEFSNHRSSRAQRHWGNFLFDHKKYEECIPHYELSVEINSIQERVWLRLGYAALMTENWELSAKAYRRYTYLQPNTFEAWNNLAKVYVKQGDKNRAYRALMEALRFNYDNWKLWENVIIVSIDTGHFDDVIRGCHRILDLQHKFEDVELLSQLVRAIINDAKDADGNSAARLQKRALELFGRITSIHQNKPEIWQLYSDLSPSYLLKAQRLLKAYKGFTLSGNWTNNPETCKKVIELAENLLEYSLKARQEAEEKDHLQANQQLSSARLTGQAVVRAAERQDWPETRDMLERLKQLYDDVTEYMKSIM; encoded by the exons ATGATTTCAAACGAAGAAATTCTTTATATGTGTAACTACGATGATCAAATAAGTGATGCAG CCCCTGATACTGTCAAAAAACTATGGTCAGGTATGTGGACACTAGAAAACACTGATTTGTGTAAGGAATTTCTGTCCAGTGGGCTCGAAATAGATGTTTTAGAAAGTCACTTGAAAAGAtatcatgatgataataaaatgaaaagggCGTTACATACAGCCATATGTTCTATTCTAACATTCTGTGAAATAAATTGGAATCCTCACCCTGAAGAGctggatttaaataaatatttgggtGTTAATTGGCCTCAAGATGTGGATGTATCGTTAAAGTTGCAGCGTGACTCAGAACCTTTATACACAAACATTTTATATCCGGAGTTACTGTACTTTTCTTCACAAATTTTCTCTGCACTGTGTGCTGTGGAGCAAAACCTA GTTAACCTTTGGTGGTGTTTCCGCAGCAAAGTTATCCATCAGAGGACCCTCGAAGACACAAGTGCAACTCTTTACAATGAGCTGGAACTAATAATTGCCAAACTATTCAATGTTTCACAAATACTGGACAAGCCTCGGTTAAAGATACTGTTATATTTGGAGATAGCACAGGCCTACTTAATGTATGGCAGAGTACAAAAAGTTGAAGAGTACTTGTTGAAAGCAAGAGAAATAGCGGGATTGAAACTGGAGTTGACAG GTGTGTTAGGAAAGCGTACAAAGTTCCAGCAGGAAGCACTAGCTCAGTTAGCCTTGTCCAGTGAGCTAGACTCTAGCATGGAGCGTCCGTCTGCTGAGCAAAGTCACGGCGACGCGGACTTGCCCGCGGAGGTGGAGTTGCAGGACGACGTGCGACTCAACAAGATAGCCTTCAGCGAGAATATAGTGCAAGCTGAACTGCCTAGCTTGGAACAGACACTGTGCTTACTCACTGT CCAATACATCCAAAAGTCCCAGCCCAAAGACGATCTTCGCGACGAGGAGATAAAGCCGTACATAGAGGCGATATTATTTCAGAAGAGCGGACCGTGGTCGACCCGCGTGGCCGCTCTGCTCATTCGCTGTAAAATAGAGGCGAATCATAAGCGCACGGTGGAGCGAGCGATGCTGCAAGCTGAAGCCATCGTTAATGACAAGTCAGGAGTTGCTGCTACTAGCCG GTTATCATATCTCTGGGCAGCTGGCCTGCCCACCGCGTGGGGCTGGCGCCAGCAGTTGGCCGACCTGTACCTGAGCCTCGGCCTCGTGAAGGCAGCGTTGGAGGAATACCAGAAGCTGCAACTGTGGGAAGACGTTATTGTGTGCTATACTATGTTGCAGTTGAGACACAAG GCCGCGGAAGTAATCCAACAACAAATAGACATCAAACCAACAGTCAAATTGTATTGTCTTCTAGGCGATGCTACTG ATGACGTCACCTGCTACTCCAAAGCGTGGGAGTTTTCCAACCACAGGAGCAGCCGCGCGCAACGCCACTGGGGCAACTTTCTGTTCGATCACAAGAAGTATGAGGAGTGCATCCCGCACTACGAACTGTCTGTGGAGATTAACTCCATACAGGAGAGAGTGTGGCTCAGATTAGG ATATGCAGCTCTGATGACTGAAAACTGGGAACTGTCAGCTAAGGCCTACCGCAGGTACACATACTTGCAACCAAACACGTTTGAGGCGTGGAACAACTTGGCGAAGGTGTACGTGAAGCAGGGAGACAAGAACAGAGCTTACCGCGCGTTGATGGAAGCGCTCCGATTTAACTATGATAACTGGAAG CTATGGGAAAATGTAATAATAGTGAGCATAGACACCGGCCATTTTGACGATGTAATCCGTGGATGCCATCGCATACTCGACCTACAGCACAAGTTTGAGGATGTCGAACTGTTATCGCAGCTTGTCAGAGCCATTATTAACGATGCGAAAGATGCAGATGGCAATAGTGCTGCCAG ATTGCAAAAGCGAGCTCTTGAGTTGTTTGGAAGAATCACGTCAATACATCAAAATAAGCCGGAAATATGGCAGTTGTATTCTGACCTAAGTCCAAGCTATTTGTTGAAAGCCCAACGTTTACTTAAAGCTTATAAAGGATTTACGCTG AGTGGCAACTGGACGAACAACCCAGAAACATGCAAGAAAGTAATCGAGTTAGCTGAAAATCTCTTAGAGTACAGCTTAAAGGCAAGACAAGAGGCTGAAGAGAAAGACCATCTCCAAGCAAACCAACAGCTGTCGTCCGCTCGGCTTACGGGCCAGGCGGTCGTACGGGCCGCAGAGAGACAGGATTGGCCTGAAACACGGGATATGTTAGAGCGGTTGAAACAGTTGTATGATGATGTTACGGAATATATGAAATCGATTAtgtaa
- the LOC123879927 gene encoding rabenosyn-5 isoform X2 — translation MAATNDEEILEGFLCPICKADLKSATQLTSHFESLHQEEQDVLKSLKDIFGKAKKVILNADDTQLKETFDRALKNSQEYYPYEEQTIGVSRSCTDYFKAVRSARLERYATETNKLLIRLDKLVCNMPSEPNQRKQHEQEVVPWLDGTSVKLCPNCAKAFTLTRRKHHCRLCGSIQCHDCSVFLDLNVARTIVDPSAPQTSQEHEVNEKNGLRLCEHCYKLIELRKQVQENRNAKTALMTAYEQMRSLMDQAKPAVAMYEKMCQSLFDGETTYNLSDVNAMRGRIGKLAEGIDLLSKQITSFPAEPNTRQAKVQEHIRQAAAIYIKEQLLSLRKLPTEAQIEEVRRERYERAQKQIQLERERVETEREWRSEVESSGSRVSGPDHDDDNPLLEQMNIIRAYIKEARKELRFEEVAILEANLKELKKEYQLQMLSYKS, via the exons ATGGCAGCAACTAACGACGAAGAAATCCTAGAGGGCTTCCTTTGCCCCATATGTAAGGCGGACTTAAAATCTGCGACGCAACTTACGAGCCACTTTGAGAGCCTGCACCAAGAAGAACAGGATGTTTTGAAATCATTAAAGGACATATTCGGTAAAGCAAAGAAAGTTATATTGAATGCTGACGATACCCAATTGAAAGAAACCTTTGATCGGGCGTTAAAGAACTCTCAAGAATATTATCCATATGAAGAGCAGACGATTGGAGTGTCTCGGAGCTGCACCGATTATTTCAAAGCTGTACGCTCGGCGAGATTAGAGAGATACGCGACTGAAACTAATAAGTTATTGATAAGGTTAGATAAATTAGTGTGTAATATGCCCAGCGAGCCCAACCAAAGGAAGCAACATGAACAAGAA GTGGTACCATGGCTAGACGGTACATCAGTGAAGCTGTGCCCCAACTGTGCTAAAGCATTCACTTTGACCAGGAGGAAACACCACTGCAGACTCTGTGGGTCCATTCAGTGCCACGACTGCTCTGTGTTTTTAGACTTGAATGTTGCCA GAACTATAGTGGACCCATCAGCACCACAAACATCTCAAGAGCATGAAGTAAATGAGAAGAATGGTTTGCGCCTGTGTGAGCATTGCTACAAGCTCATCGAGCTTCGTAAACAAGTGCAAGAGAACAGGAATGCTAAAACGGCGCTTATGACTGCTTATGAACAAATGCGAAGTCTTATGGACCAGGCGAAGCCAGCTGTGGCTATGTATGAAAAG ATGTGTCAAAGTTTATTCGACGGGGAAACGACCTACAACCTGTCAGACGTGAATGCGATGCGAGGCCGCATCGGCAAGTTGGCAGAGGGGATTGACTTATTGAGCAAACAGATTACGAGCTTCCCAGCCGAGCCCAACACGCGCCAAGCGAAGGTGCAGGAGCATATACGACAGGCTGCTGCTATTTATATTAAG GAGCAACTGCTATCCTTACGAAAGTTACCAACTGAGGCACAAATAGAGGAAGTGAGAAGAGAACGATACGAACGCGCTCAGAAACAAATACAGCTCGAAAGAGAGAGAGTAGAGACGGAGAGAGAGTGGAGGAGTGAGGTGGAGTCCAGCGGGAGTCGGGTCAGTGGCCCCGACCATGATGACGATAACCCTTTACTGGAGCAGATGAATATCATACGAGCCTACATTAAAGAGGCACGGAAAGAGTTGCGGTTTGAGGAG GTGGCGATATTGGAAGCAAATCTGAAAGAACTCAAGAAAGAATACCAGCTTCAAATGCTCTCATACAAATCCTAG
- the LOC123878678 gene encoding dynein axonemal intermediate chain 4 yields the protein MEIEDTSMIAEEFSTLATSESVSKMSILSKISKATFCFMEKRDIFSVVVDDIDCTPDNIVDPDYVTMEDTFSHAAFETRVRAPALRSSVKLSKKSKSGVDTSMKVYATTISLDDIHIDHTINTEEGFVSDDLALDVAPSAFYLPKRLPIMSYPPEIFVILKETETCFLYELPSFSYDRGTPEGAAVEEENEFYQYITVGKGKNRKMVNEETQTNELITQTRQTLATRPQKKNAIVFASMWDMHDTYARLAKIKPKEQPDEMVMYQSAAPHLLRKKKDKSHEFELERRGKTFDEISTSPEFLDAVLLTERVLATLEYSSAQKKFRGLIRINPLSLDLIYVYSMKPLWTLECSDTENRPITGISFNPKNNNILAVGHGKFTYAENQPGLVCVWCTKNPCKPERLYRFEDPLTSLAFSEKNPNWLACGFTNGDVLILDVTSYPIKTIASSKRDTNPCFEPIWTTNWRAIDKHNEYVIVTCQDGRINKFTSTKTNDFICTPLMRVSTVEGKMKGLEAPKQCIKEDVPITRYPAALCMKWHPRIDHVYLIGTNEGCIHKCSTHYLNQHMDVFRAHSGPVYSMQFSPFMDTLLVSCGADSAIRLWIEGMDDVILTMTCPAAVYDVAFCPVSSTIILSASGNVLSIWDLRRKTHMPCAEYTFPGHVVLTFIQFSPSGDNVFVGDSVGRIHTFHLEDTPIPPFYQKKLLDETIKKTLCTRPQMLKQLEKLEKFREKFAK from the coding sequence AAAGCCACCTTTTGTTTCATGGAGAAACGCGATATTTTCAGCGTAGTTGTAGACGATATCGACTGCACACCAGACAACATAGTCGATCCCGATTACGTTACAATGGAAGACACATTCTCCCACGCCGCTTTTGAAACCAGAGTACGCGCCCCTGCATTGCGAAGCAGTGTCAAGTTATCAAAGAAATCCAAATCCGGCGTCGACACAAGCATGAAAGTTTACGCCACTACGATCTCCCTTGACGATATTCATATCGACCACACAATTAATACGGAAGAGGGATTCGTATCCGACGATCTCGCTCTAGACGTAGCTCCCTCAGCTTTTTATTTGCCAAAAAGATTACCAATCATGTCGTACCCACCTGAAATATTTGTCATATTGAAGGAAACTGAAACATGTTTTCTGTACGAGTTACCTAGTTTTTCTTACGACAGAGGGACTCCGGAAGGCGCCGCCGTGGAGGAAGAGAACGAGTTCTATCAATATATAACCGTCGGTAAAGGTAAGAACCGAAAAATGGTGAACGAAGAAACACAGACTAACGAGCTTATTACACAAACGCGACAAACCCTCGCCACTCGACCGCAGAAGAAAAATGCTATCGTATTCGCCTCCATGTGGGACATGCACGACACGTACGCGAGACtagcaaaaataaaaccaaaggAACAACCAGACGAAATGGTTATGTATCAGTCTGCTGCGCCCCACTTATTGcgtaagaaaaaagacaaatcACATGAATTTGAACTTGAAAGAAGAGGCAAAACTTTCGATGAGATATCAACCAGTCCGGAGTTTTTAGATGCAGTTCTTTTAACTGAGCGTGTGCTGGCAACGTTGGAGTACTCGAGTGCGCAGAAAAAGTTTCGCGGTCTCATAAGGATAAATCCACTGTCGTTAGATTTGATCTATGTTTACTCCATGAAACCTCTTTGGACCCTCGAATGTAGCGATACAGAAAATAGACCGATTACGGGCATCTCATTCAATCCCAAAAACAATAACATTTTAGCCGTCGGACACGGAAAGTTTACCTATGCTGAAAATCAGCCCGGTTTGGTATGCGTATGGTGTACCAAGAACCCCTGTAAACCTGAGAGGCTGTATCGTTTCGAGGATCCTTTAACGTCACTGGCTTTTTCAGAGAAAAATCCAAATTGGCTGGCATGCGGTTTTACCAACGGAGATGTATTGATACTGGACGTAACATCTTACCCTATTAAAACTATAGCTTCGAGCAAACGCGACACTAATCCTTGCTTCGAGCCTATTTGGACGACGAATTGGCGCGCTATCGACAAGCACAACGAATACGTCATAGTGACGTGTCAAGATGGCAGAATTAATAAATTTACGAGTACGAAAACTAATGACTTTATTTGCACGCCCTTGATGCGGGTATCCACGGTCGAGGGAAAGATGAAAGGGTTGGAAGCGCCGAAGCAGTGTATCAAAGAGGACGTGCCCATCACCAGGTACCCAGCCGCGCTATGCATGAAGTGGCACCCTAGAATAGACCACGTCTATTTGATCGGGACTAACGAGGGTTGCATCCACAAGTGTTCGACGCACTATTTGAATCAGCACATGGATGTTTTCAGGGCGCACTCCGGGCCCGTTTACAGTATGCAGTTCTCGCCGTTTATGGACACGCTGCTCGTATCGTGTGGCGCGGATAGTGCTATAAGACTTTGGATAGAAGGGATGGATGACGTGATACTGACGATGACCTGCCCGGCCGCAGTGTACGACGTGGCGTTTTGTCCGGTCAGCTCTACCATCATTTTATCGGCGAGCGGTAACGTGCTATCGATATGGGACCTTCGTCGGAAAACCCACATGCCGTGTGCGGAATACACTTTCCCTGGTCATGTAGTTTTAACATTCATCCAATTTTCCCCCTCTGGTGACAACGTGTTTGTCGGGGACTCTGTGGGACGTATCCATACGTTTCATTTGGAGGACACGCCGATACCTCCTTTTTACCAGAAAAAACTATTGGATGAGACGATAAAGAAGACTTTGTGCACGCGACCACAAATGCTCAAACAATTAGAGAAACTAGAAAAGTTTAGAGAGAAATTCGCTAAATAA
- the LOC123879927 gene encoding rabenosyn-5 isoform X1 encodes MAATNDEEILEGFLCPICKADLKSATQLTSHFESLHQEEQDVLKSLKDIFGKAKKVILNADDTQLKETFDRALKNSQEYYPYEEQTIGVSRSCTDYFKAVRSARLERYATETNKLLIRLDKLVCNMPSEPNQRKQHEQEFQSLQVVPWLDGTSVKLCPNCAKAFTLTRRKHHCRLCGSIQCHDCSVFLDLNVARTIVDPSAPQTSQEHEVNEKNGLRLCEHCYKLIELRKQVQENRNAKTALMTAYEQMRSLMDQAKPAVAMYEKMCQSLFDGETTYNLSDVNAMRGRIGKLAEGIDLLSKQITSFPAEPNTRQAKVQEHIRQAAAIYIKEQLLSLRKLPTEAQIEEVRRERYERAQKQIQLERERVETEREWRSEVESSGSRVSGPDHDDDNPLLEQMNIIRAYIKEARKELRFEEVAILEANLKELKKEYQLQMLSYKS; translated from the exons ATGGCAGCAACTAACGACGAAGAAATCCTAGAGGGCTTCCTTTGCCCCATATGTAAGGCGGACTTAAAATCTGCGACGCAACTTACGAGCCACTTTGAGAGCCTGCACCAAGAAGAACAGGATGTTTTGAAATCATTAAAGGACATATTCGGTAAAGCAAAGAAAGTTATATTGAATGCTGACGATACCCAATTGAAAGAAACCTTTGATCGGGCGTTAAAGAACTCTCAAGAATATTATCCATATGAAGAGCAGACGATTGGAGTGTCTCGGAGCTGCACCGATTATTTCAAAGCTGTACGCTCGGCGAGATTAGAGAGATACGCGACTGAAACTAATAAGTTATTGATAAGGTTAGATAAATTAGTGTGTAATATGCCCAGCGAGCCCAACCAAAGGAAGCAACATGAACAAGAA TTTCAATCTTTACAGGTGGTACCATGGCTAGACGGTACATCAGTGAAGCTGTGCCCCAACTGTGCTAAAGCATTCACTTTGACCAGGAGGAAACACCACTGCAGACTCTGTGGGTCCATTCAGTGCCACGACTGCTCTGTGTTTTTAGACTTGAATGTTGCCA GAACTATAGTGGACCCATCAGCACCACAAACATCTCAAGAGCATGAAGTAAATGAGAAGAATGGTTTGCGCCTGTGTGAGCATTGCTACAAGCTCATCGAGCTTCGTAAACAAGTGCAAGAGAACAGGAATGCTAAAACGGCGCTTATGACTGCTTATGAACAAATGCGAAGTCTTATGGACCAGGCGAAGCCAGCTGTGGCTATGTATGAAAAG ATGTGTCAAAGTTTATTCGACGGGGAAACGACCTACAACCTGTCAGACGTGAATGCGATGCGAGGCCGCATCGGCAAGTTGGCAGAGGGGATTGACTTATTGAGCAAACAGATTACGAGCTTCCCAGCCGAGCCCAACACGCGCCAAGCGAAGGTGCAGGAGCATATACGACAGGCTGCTGCTATTTATATTAAG GAGCAACTGCTATCCTTACGAAAGTTACCAACTGAGGCACAAATAGAGGAAGTGAGAAGAGAACGATACGAACGCGCTCAGAAACAAATACAGCTCGAAAGAGAGAGAGTAGAGACGGAGAGAGAGTGGAGGAGTGAGGTGGAGTCCAGCGGGAGTCGGGTCAGTGGCCCCGACCATGATGACGATAACCCTTTACTGGAGCAGATGAATATCATACGAGCCTACATTAAAGAGGCACGGAAAGAGTTGCGGTTTGAGGAG GTGGCGATATTGGAAGCAAATCTGAAAGAACTCAAGAAAGAATACCAGCTTCAAATGCTCTCATACAAATCCTAG
- the LOC123879860 gene encoding tetratricopeptide repeat protein 27 isoform X2, with product MQVNLWWCFRSKVIHQRTLEDTSATLYNELELIIAKLFNVSQILDKPRLKILLYLEIAQAYLMYGRVQKVEEYLLKAREIAGLKLELTGVLGKRTKFQQEALAQLALSSELDSSMERPSAEQSHGDADLPAEVELQDDVRLNKIAFSENIVQAELPSLEQTLCLLTVQYIQKSQPKDDLRDEEIKPYIEAILFQKSGPWSTRVAALLIRCKIEANHKRTVERAMLQAEAIVNDKSGVAATSRLSYLWAAGLPTAWGWRQQLADLYLSLGLVKAALEEYQKLQLWEDVIVCYTMLQLRHKAAEVIQQQIDIKPTVKLYCLLGDATDDVTCYSKAWEFSNHRSSRAQRHWGNFLFDHKKYEECIPHYELSVEINSIQERVWLRLGYAALMTENWELSAKAYRRYTYLQPNTFEAWNNLAKVYVKQGDKNRAYRALMEALRFNYDNWKLWENVIIVSIDTGHFDDVIRGCHRILDLQHKFEDVELLSQLVRAIINDAKDADGNSAARLQKRALELFGRITSIHQNKPEIWQLYSDLSPSYLLKAQRLLKAYKGFTLSGNWTNNPETCKKVIELAENLLEYSLKARQEAEEKDHLQANQQLSSARLTGQAVVRAAERQDWPETRDMLERLKQLYDDVTEYMKSIM from the exons ATGCAG GTTAACCTTTGGTGGTGTTTCCGCAGCAAAGTTATCCATCAGAGGACCCTCGAAGACACAAGTGCAACTCTTTACAATGAGCTGGAACTAATAATTGCCAAACTATTCAATGTTTCACAAATACTGGACAAGCCTCGGTTAAAGATACTGTTATATTTGGAGATAGCACAGGCCTACTTAATGTATGGCAGAGTACAAAAAGTTGAAGAGTACTTGTTGAAAGCAAGAGAAATAGCGGGATTGAAACTGGAGTTGACAG GTGTGTTAGGAAAGCGTACAAAGTTCCAGCAGGAAGCACTAGCTCAGTTAGCCTTGTCCAGTGAGCTAGACTCTAGCATGGAGCGTCCGTCTGCTGAGCAAAGTCACGGCGACGCGGACTTGCCCGCGGAGGTGGAGTTGCAGGACGACGTGCGACTCAACAAGATAGCCTTCAGCGAGAATATAGTGCAAGCTGAACTGCCTAGCTTGGAACAGACACTGTGCTTACTCACTGT CCAATACATCCAAAAGTCCCAGCCCAAAGACGATCTTCGCGACGAGGAGATAAAGCCGTACATAGAGGCGATATTATTTCAGAAGAGCGGACCGTGGTCGACCCGCGTGGCCGCTCTGCTCATTCGCTGTAAAATAGAGGCGAATCATAAGCGCACGGTGGAGCGAGCGATGCTGCAAGCTGAAGCCATCGTTAATGACAAGTCAGGAGTTGCTGCTACTAGCCG GTTATCATATCTCTGGGCAGCTGGCCTGCCCACCGCGTGGGGCTGGCGCCAGCAGTTGGCCGACCTGTACCTGAGCCTCGGCCTCGTGAAGGCAGCGTTGGAGGAATACCAGAAGCTGCAACTGTGGGAAGACGTTATTGTGTGCTATACTATGTTGCAGTTGAGACACAAG GCCGCGGAAGTAATCCAACAACAAATAGACATCAAACCAACAGTCAAATTGTATTGTCTTCTAGGCGATGCTACTG ATGACGTCACCTGCTACTCCAAAGCGTGGGAGTTTTCCAACCACAGGAGCAGCCGCGCGCAACGCCACTGGGGCAACTTTCTGTTCGATCACAAGAAGTATGAGGAGTGCATCCCGCACTACGAACTGTCTGTGGAGATTAACTCCATACAGGAGAGAGTGTGGCTCAGATTAGG ATATGCAGCTCTGATGACTGAAAACTGGGAACTGTCAGCTAAGGCCTACCGCAGGTACACATACTTGCAACCAAACACGTTTGAGGCGTGGAACAACTTGGCGAAGGTGTACGTGAAGCAGGGAGACAAGAACAGAGCTTACCGCGCGTTGATGGAAGCGCTCCGATTTAACTATGATAACTGGAAG CTATGGGAAAATGTAATAATAGTGAGCATAGACACCGGCCATTTTGACGATGTAATCCGTGGATGCCATCGCATACTCGACCTACAGCACAAGTTTGAGGATGTCGAACTGTTATCGCAGCTTGTCAGAGCCATTATTAACGATGCGAAAGATGCAGATGGCAATAGTGCTGCCAG ATTGCAAAAGCGAGCTCTTGAGTTGTTTGGAAGAATCACGTCAATACATCAAAATAAGCCGGAAATATGGCAGTTGTATTCTGACCTAAGTCCAAGCTATTTGTTGAAAGCCCAACGTTTACTTAAAGCTTATAAAGGATTTACGCTG AGTGGCAACTGGACGAACAACCCAGAAACATGCAAGAAAGTAATCGAGTTAGCTGAAAATCTCTTAGAGTACAGCTTAAAGGCAAGACAAGAGGCTGAAGAGAAAGACCATCTCCAAGCAAACCAACAGCTGTCGTCCGCTCGGCTTACGGGCCAGGCGGTCGTACGGGCCGCAGAGAGACAGGATTGGCCTGAAACACGGGATATGTTAGAGCGGTTGAAACAGTTGTATGATGATGTTACGGAATATATGAAATCGATTAtgtaa